TACCCTCTTCGCATCTGGCGCCGGTGAGCGCAGGGCGCGGCGCGGGGAACTTATCCTCGGACCCCACGAAGGGCAGGCTGCCCAGATTTTCCGGCGCCTCGGCCACTCCACCCGCTATCCAGTTCAGTGGGTTGATACAGGCCAGAGGGGCATCTTGTATCATTCGGTACTCACCTCCGATCCATGTCGTTCCCTCCTTCGTCCAGCCGGCTCTCGGCGCGGCATCGTTGACGGAATTCCAGTTTATGGTGCATCCAGTGTCGGTTGGACTCGCACACGGAACAACGCCACTCAGGCCGAGATCTGCGGGTAACGCCGAGCCGATGAGGTAAGCGGCAATCATGCGCTCCGCCAGCGGCGTTCCCGCGATCTTCTCCTGCAACAGGCGCGAGCCATGCAGCGCACCCTGACTATGCCCGGCCAGAACGAAGGGGCGGTCATCATTCCGCTCTGCGATGAAATTTTCGAAGGCGCGCGCGACGTCCTGATAGGCAAGATCAAGCGCCGCGTGTTCATTCTCTCCCTTACCCAGAAATGCATAGACCGTCGCCTGCCGATAGCGCGGCGCGAAGACACGGCAGCATCCGTTGAATGCACTTGCCTGGAAGCGCAGTACGCCATTTTCGAGTCTGTCGACGGGGAACCCCGGTTCGTCGAAGCGCGCGTTCCAGCCTGCCTTTCCGTAGTAGGTGGTGGGATGCAGAAAGAATACGTCGACTTCGGCGGAGGCTTGATTGTCGACAGCCTCGCTGGAGGCGGGAACAACATCCGCCTTATCGTCGCGTTCTGGCAGTGCGGCCCAAGCTTCTTCCAGCGAGTAGTCAGGGGAGGGCGGGGACTTGGCCGCGTCGAAATCGCTCCAAGGCTTCAACAAAACGTAATACTGGGCAGGCTTGTTGAAGTAGAGGATGCCGCCACCAACCATGACAAGCGCGGCAAAACCGAGAAGTGCCCATAGGCTCTTGCGTAGCATCTTTATCCCCCGCCCAATTCCTCAATTGCCCGCCGATAGCCCGAATAGTTGGGCTGATCGATGGAGAGCTTTGTAAGTGTTGTCTTCCAAAGGTGGTCAGCCAGTCCCGGCGTATCGAGCCCGATCTGTCCCTGTTCGATTTTCTCGCACAGCTCCCGGTTTAAATCTTCCAGCAAGCCGCCATGGCCGAGCAATTCCGTCAGTCGCGAGATTTCATCAGAGTTAGCGGCGGGAGCCACTTCGAGCTCGCGCTTCACGATGTCCAGTGCATTGGCGGCTACACGCGCGTGGAACGCTGCGTGGCCTTGCAGCTGAGGCATGGCGTGATTGCGGATAAAGTCAGCGACCGCCTCGATAAGTTCCTTTGCTGTGGGCTGGTCCTGCATTCACGCCTCCTTCCCGCGCGGCGCCAGAAGACGCAGCAGGTCTATTTCGGTTTCCGATGAACGGCGGCCGATTGTGGCGCGCTCCACGGAGCGGTCCGCGCCGCTCTTGAATGCGGTGACCATGATCGTGCACATGATGCCCCATTTGAGCGTGCCGAGCACTTCCCAGAACTTGACGCGGGCGGGGTCCACCTTCGCGCCGCCCGCCGCTTCGTACCCCTCGAACATGTCTTCGCGTCTACCAAAGCCACCCACAGGCAGGTCGATGTTCCCGAAGCGCCATGAGTTGACGCATATCCAGCCGAGATCCTCCATCGGGTCGCCGATATGCGCGAGTTCCCAGTCGAGAACGGCGCGTATGCCGTCCGGCCCGATCATCAGATTGCCGTGCCGGAAGTCGCCATGGACAAGCGTATGCGCCGTTGTCTCGGGAGCGGCGTTTTCCTTCAGCCATCTCAGAGCGAGATCGAAAACCGGGTGCGGGTGGCCATGCGTCTTGTAGACGCCAAGATATTGATCGATTTCCGACCGCGCCGGCGAAGTGCGCAGTGGCGGGAGGGATTTCTTGTCCACGCTGTGCAGTCTGGCAAGGATTTCTCCGCATTGCCGGGCGAGCTTCGGCCGGGCGTCCGCGAACTCATCGTCGCGCAGTATTTTTCGGGCGATCGTTTCGCCTGTTATCCGGTCCATGATGAAGCCATGGCCGAGGCCGTCTTCCGCGCTGAGCGTATGGCGCACCGTCGGGACGGGCACACCCGCGGCACCCGCCAGGCCGATCAGCTGGGCCTCCGTTTCAAGCGGCACCGCGGTTGCGCTCGGTGCGCGCTCACCGCCGGGTGCGCGCCGGAGGATGAGCGGGATCGGTTGTCCCTCTGTCGTTGCGTCGAACGACCAGGTTTCCTGGCTTGCGCCGCCCGACAGCCTTTTGAGGCCGTCCGCCCCCGTCGCTCCATTGATATGGCGCAGCACTGTCTGCGTCAGCGCTGCCGCCATGGGGTTGCGTTCTGCCTCCATATCAATGCCCCGCGCCGACCGGTTTTCCGTCGACGATCTGGTCGAGATACTCGGAGAGCCCATATCCAGTCATGCCATTGCACCGATATTCGGTCATGCCCTCTGTGATACGGGTGTTCAGGTCTTCGCCGTTGGCGTCTTTCCGGCGGTTGCGGAGCGGGATGAGCGACAGCACGCGGCCTTCCACATCGTAGACCGCGCCGGCTTCCGTCTCGACATGCGCGCGGAGGGCGGTTTGATACCAGTTTTCATCCCAGTCGCTTTCGATCCGGCAGGACTTGATCAGGTCATATTTCCCGTCCTTCAACACCATGCCGCCCTGGTGCTGCTTTCCTTCGGCATTTGTCACGACGGAAATCATCATGCCGAAGTCGCGTCCGAAGTTCATCGGCAACCAGCGATACCAGTGAATTGCCTGCCAGTATCGGGGGCCCCAGCTCTTGTCGCGCAGGCCGAAACCGGACACTTCGAATTTTTCGTCGCCTACCTTGAAGTGTCCCTTCGCGGCCATGTGCTGTTCGTAATGGGCCTTGGCAAAGGACTTTTCAGGGTCGATGTCGAGGGGACTTCCATCTTCCTTAACCGTCTCGCCACCGAACATGGGGGAAACGCCTTCATAGTCGAGTTCCACCTCGCAGGGCACCACCGGGTTTTCCTTGAACGCCTTCGCAGGGTCGGCCATGTCGAAAGGCCGGGCCAGCACGACTGCCTTGCCGGAATAGGTGACACGCAACCGCTTGAACGGCTCAATCACCTCGAACTTCATGCCGCCTGCGTTCATCGCCTCATTGCTGGTAATCTTCGGACGGGCATACATGAAGGCCACGCGTCCATCGGGCAGGTACAGGCAGTTGGACATCTCGGCATATCCTTCGTTCGGCCGATTGCCGAGCCGAAACCAGCCGCCGGTTTTCCGAACCGGATCGAACATGTTGAAATACATGCTCTCGTTATAGTTCGAGGCCGCGTCGGGGGTATGGGTATACTCGTCTTCCGGCGCCAGGCGGACCTTCGTTCCAGGCTGTGGTTTAGCCATGTTATCTCTCCCAAAAGCGTGTTTTTCGGGAGGTGCTGAGAGCCTCCCTTTATGCCGATTGCCTATATGATGAAGTGCATGGGCCTGACAGGGAAGGGCCACGATGCTATGAAGGAGAGGGCGAGCTCAAGGCCAAGCCCGCCCCGGCGTCAATCGGGAGCGCCGGTGGACAAAGCGAGGCATGCGGCAGTCTGAATGAGCGATCAGCAGAGCGAAGACCCGGAGCGGCCCGGTACAGAGCCCCATTTGATTCTGCCGGGAAAGCCCTCACGGTTTACCACCCGGATCCGCAATTATTTTTTCACCGGCCTCGTGGTCGCGGCACCCATAGGGCTCACCATCTGGATCACGAGCTGGTTCATCGATCTTGTCGATACCTGGTTCACCCCTCTTATTCCCGATCGCTATCAGCCAGACAACTACCTTCCGTTCGATATTCCCGGTCTCGGTCTCATCATCGCCTTCGTTCTGTTGACATTGCTCGGGGCGCTCACTGCCAATTTCTTCGGGCGCGCCGTCCTCAATTTCGGCGAACGCATGGTGGCGCGCATGCCTGTCGTGCGCAGCATTTACGGCGCGCTCAAGCAGATTTTCGAAACGGTCATCTCCCAATCCAATGCTTCGTTTCGCGAAGTCGGGCTGATTGAGTATCCCCGCAAAGGCATTTTCTGCATCGTCTTCATCACCACACAGACCAGCGGGGAGCTCGTCGACCGGACGGGTCATGAGCTCGTCAGCGTGTTCCTGCCCACGACGCCCAACCCGACCTCGGGGTTTCTGCTTTTTGTACCGCGCGAGGATGTGCAAGTTCTGGATATGACGATTGAAGAAGGCGCAAAGCTCATTATCTCCGCCGGACTTGTCGAGCCGTCGCGGAAAATTGCGACTGAGCCGGCAGAAAAGGTCGCGGTCTCCAACTCGTCCGTGACATCACCCCGAACGTAGGTAGCGGATCGCTTCGTCGCGCTCGAACAAATAGAGGAGCGTGCGCAGCGCTTCTCCTCTCGGGCTTTCAAGTTCCGGGTCGCGATCGAGAATGAGCCGGGCATCGTCATAGGCAACCGCCAGCAATTCCTGCTGCGTCTCTATATTGGCCAGGCGAAATTCCGGCAGGCCGCTCTGGCGAGTGCCGAGCAGCTCGCCTGCGCCGCGCAACCGCAAATCTTCCTCGGCGATGCGGAAACCGTCTTCGGTTTCCCGCATGATCTTGATCCGCGCCGCCGCGGTCTCCCCCAAGGGAGCCTGGTAGAGGAGCAGGCAGCTTGATTTGTCGCCGCCGCGTCCGACACGCCCGCGCAGCTGATGCAGTTGTGCGAGGCCGAACCGTTCGGCATGCTCGATTACCATGACAGTCGCCGTCGGCACATTCACGCCGACTTCAATGACGGTGGTGGCAACGAGGATACGGATATCTCCCGCCTGGAAGCGCGCCATCACGGCGTCCTTGTCGGCGGCTTTCATCCGGCCATGTACAAGGCCGACCTTCTCCCCATAGATCGACTGCAGATGCCGGTGCCGTTCTTCTGCTGCAGCGGCATCGACCTCGTCCGACTCTTCCACAAGTGGGCAGACCCAATAGATCTGGTCGCCCCGCGCCAATGCCCGGTCGAGCCCCGCAGCCACCTCACCCAACCGATCCAGCGGCAAGGCCCGCGTGTCGACGGGCTTCCGTCCAGGCGGTTTTTCATCGAGCTTCGAGACGTCCATGTCCCCGTAGGCCGTCAGCGTCAGTGTTCGCGGGATCGGCGTTGCGGTCATTACCAGCACATCCGTCCCGGTTCCTCCCTTGGAAGTCAGCATGAGGCGCTGATGCACACCGAAGCGGTGCTGTTCATCCACGACGGCAAATGCCAAGGCGCGGAAGGCGACGTCTTCCTGAAACAACGCATGCGTGCCCACGAGTATGTCGATCTCGCCGGCGGCAGCCCTCGCGAGGATTTCTTCCCTCCGCTTGCCTTTCTCCCGCCCCGTCAGGAGTTCGAGCCGCACGCCCGCTGCGTCGCAAAGAGGCGCCAATGTTGCATAATGCTGGCGCGCGAGAATTTCCGTGGGGGCCATCATGGCGGCCTGAAATCCTGCTTCCACGGCATCGAGCATGGCGAGAAGCGCGACGACGGTTTTGCCGCTACCGACATCGCCTTGCAACAATCGCAACATACGGTGATTGCTTTTCATATCGGCGGAGATTTCCGAAAGCGCCCGTATCTGCGCATTTGTGAGCGCAAAGGGCAGGGCAGCCTCGACCTTTTTCCTCAGCTGCCCCGGTGCGGAAATGGATCGGCCGGGCAGACGGCGCATCCTCAGCCTGACAA
Above is a window of Parvibaculum lavamentivorans DS-1 DNA encoding:
- a CDS encoding DUF3089 domain-containing protein, translated to MLRKSLWALLGFAALVMVGGGILYFNKPAQYYVLLKPWSDFDAAKSPPSPDYSLEEAWAALPERDDKADVVPASSEAVDNQASAEVDVFFLHPTTYYGKAGWNARFDEPGFPVDRLENGVLRFQASAFNGCCRVFAPRYRQATVYAFLGKGENEHAALDLAYQDVARAFENFIAERNDDRPFVLAGHSQGALHGSRLLQEKIAGTPLAERMIAAYLIGSALPADLGLSGVVPCASPTDTGCTINWNSVNDAAPRAGWTKEGTTWIGGEYRMIQDAPLACINPLNWIAGGVAEAPENLGSLPFVGSEDKFPAPRPALTGARCEEGMLIVSPPEDAEGFTYGVRSGDYHIYDYNLFYMNIRANLEERVAAYLQKRG
- a CDS encoding DUF6285 domain-containing protein; protein product: MQDQPTAKELIEAVADFIRNHAMPQLQGHAAFHARVAANALDIVKRELEVAPAANSDEISRLTELLGHGGLLEDLNRELCEKIEQGQIGLDTPGLADHLWKTTLTKLSIDQPNYSGYRRAIEELGGG
- a CDS encoding phosphotransferase family protein, which gives rise to MAAALTQTVLRHINGATGADGLKRLSGGASQETWSFDATTEGQPIPLILRRAPGGERAPSATAVPLETEAQLIGLAGAAGVPVPTVRHTLSAEDGLGHGFIMDRITGETIARKILRDDEFADARPKLARQCGEILARLHSVDKKSLPPLRTSPARSEIDQYLGVYKTHGHPHPVFDLALRWLKENAAPETTAHTLVHGDFRHGNLMIGPDGIRAVLDWELAHIGDPMEDLGWICVNSWRFGNIDLPVGGFGRREDMFEGYEAAGGAKVDPARVKFWEVLGTLKWGIMCTIMVTAFKSGADRSVERATIGRRSSETEIDLLRLLAPRGKEA
- a CDS encoding DUF7064 domain-containing protein; its protein translation is MAKPQPGTKVRLAPEDEYTHTPDAASNYNESMYFNMFDPVRKTGGWFRLGNRPNEGYAEMSNCLYLPDGRVAFMYARPKITSNEAMNAGGMKFEVIEPFKRLRVTYSGKAVVLARPFDMADPAKAFKENPVVPCEVELDYEGVSPMFGGETVKEDGSPLDIDPEKSFAKAHYEQHMAAKGHFKVGDEKFEVSGFGLRDKSWGPRYWQAIHWYRWLPMNFGRDFGMMISVVTNAEGKQHQGGMVLKDGKYDLIKSCRIESDWDENWYQTALRAHVETEAGAVYDVEGRVLSLIPLRNRRKDANGEDLNTRITEGMTEYRCNGMTGYGLSEYLDQIVDGKPVGAGH
- a CDS encoding DUF502 domain-containing protein; amino-acid sequence: MSDQQSEDPERPGTEPHLILPGKPSRFTTRIRNYFFTGLVVAAPIGLTIWITSWFIDLVDTWFTPLIPDRYQPDNYLPFDIPGLGLIIAFVLLTLLGALTANFFGRAVLNFGERMVARMPVVRSIYGALKQIFETVISQSNASFREVGLIEYPRKGIFCIVFITTQTSGELVDRTGHELVSVFLPTTPNPTSGFLLFVPREDVQVLDMTIEEGAKLIISAGLVEPSRKIATEPAEKVAVSNSSVTSPRT
- the recG gene encoding ATP-dependent DNA helicase RecG yields the protein MRPEILFPLFAPARSLPGIGPRLEALVEKLAGPKVIDILWHLPSGLIDRRHRPSIADVRDGEIATMEVTVGLHIPPRTKRLPYRVHVFDDTGEMQIVFFNARAEHLAKILPEGQRRIISGRVEFYQGTPQMTHPDHMIGLDELADLPLMEPIYPLTAGLPLKSIQKAVRGALPRLPELPEWQDGPWLKARGWTNWRQSLIAAHELQSAADLGADAPARARLAYDELLANQLALGLVRLRMRRLPGRSISAPGQLRKKVEAALPFALTNAQIRALSEISADMKSNHRMLRLLQGDVGSGKTVVALLAMLDAVEAGFQAAMMAPTEILARQHYATLAPLCDAAGVRLELLTGREKGKRREEILARAAAGEIDILVGTHALFQEDVAFRALAFAVVDEQHRFGVHQRLMLTSKGGTGTDVLVMTATPIPRTLTLTAYGDMDVSKLDEKPPGRKPVDTRALPLDRLGEVAAGLDRALARGDQIYWVCPLVEESDEVDAAAAEERHRHLQSIYGEKVGLVHGRMKAADKDAVMARFQAGDIRILVATTVIEVGVNVPTATVMVIEHAERFGLAQLHQLRGRVGRGGDKSSCLLLYQAPLGETAAARIKIMRETEDGFRIAEEDLRLRGAGELLGTRQSGLPEFRLANIETQQELLAVAYDDARLILDRDPELESPRGEALRTLLYLFERDEAIRYLRSG